From the genome of Verrucomicrobiia bacterium, one region includes:
- a CDS encoding prepilin-type N-terminal cleavage/methylation domain-containing protein, which translates to MNSHTSTPSSDRRGFTLIELLVVIAIIAILAAMLLPALSAVKVRALKSRAMTEMQQIGTALTQYESKYGRLPILPGITPGVNDVTFGGGLTPLAPNVITVTTNSGIIAVLMDEETFRNGTKSANFGHVLNPQRLKLLPARSAVDNTSPGIGLDGEYRDPWGNAYVISLDYSMEGKTRDAVYSRRLVAQQTGQQGVGGLFNPDANGNSDNFEYNGNYLIWSKGPDGQVSTTAKFNSGVNKDNVLEWNN; encoded by the coding sequence ATGAACTCGCACACCTCCACCCCCTCATCCGATCGCCGCGGATTTACGTTGATTGAATTGCTCGTGGTGATCGCCATCATCGCGATTCTCGCGGCGATGTTGCTGCCGGCTTTAAGCGCGGTAAAAGTTCGCGCCTTGAAGAGTCGCGCCATGACCGAAATGCAGCAGATCGGCACCGCGCTGACGCAGTACGAATCCAAATACGGTCGGTTACCAATTTTGCCGGGCATCACGCCGGGAGTCAACGATGTCACCTTCGGGGGCGGCCTGACGCCGCTGGCGCCCAACGTCATTACGGTGACGACCAATTCGGGCATTATCGCGGTGTTGATGGACGAAGAAACTTTCCGGAACGGAACCAAGTCCGCCAACTTCGGTCATGTGCTGAACCCGCAACGGCTTAAACTGCTGCCGGCTCGCTCGGCGGTGGATAACACCAGCCCCGGCATTGGTTTGGACGGTGAATACCGCGATCCGTGGGGGAACGCTTACGTGATTTCACTGGATTACAGCATGGAGGGCAAAACGCGGGATGCCGTGTATTCGCGCCGATTAGTGGCCCAGCAAACCGGCCAGCAGGGAGTGGGCGGATTGTTCAACCCGGATGCCAATGGGAACAGCGATAACTTCGAGTATAACGGGAATTATTTGATCTGGTCCAAGGGGCCGGATGGTCAGGTCTCGACCACGGCGAAATTCAACAGCGGAGTGAACAAGGACAATGTCCTTGAGTGGAACAACTAA
- a CDS encoding type II secretion system GspH family protein: MKHQTQNTVVRSAAFTLIELLVVISVIAVLAALMFPAGAAIKKKATINKAKAQLRQVAELIERYQVRFGYLPPDNPAQPARNSLYFELMGSSREGMASPNFNYTSLDGAARISEADCQSDFSVGAILNCTKSNAEEAKPAEQFLKQLRSDQYYEYARGGSTIRLLTCSVLWPASSGQIISGTQANPWRYLKNGTNNPGSFDLWVDVVLGGKTNRIGNWNSGPPEIVSY, from the coding sequence ATGAAACATCAAACCCAAAATACCGTCGTCCGGAGCGCTGCGTTTACCTTGATTGAATTGCTGGTGGTAATTTCGGTGATTGCGGTCCTGGCCGCCCTCATGTTTCCCGCCGGCGCCGCGATCAAAAAGAAGGCCACCATCAACAAGGCGAAGGCGCAATTGCGTCAGGTGGCGGAATTGATCGAGCGCTACCAGGTGCGTTTTGGCTATCTGCCACCGGATAATCCCGCCCAGCCGGCCCGCAATTCCCTGTATTTCGAGTTGATGGGCAGCTCGCGCGAAGGGATGGCATCGCCCAATTTCAATTACACTTCGCTGGATGGTGCGGCCCGGATTTCGGAGGCGGATTGTCAGAGCGATTTTAGCGTCGGGGCCATTTTGAATTGCACCAAGTCCAACGCGGAGGAAGCCAAACCCGCCGAGCAGTTTTTGAAACAATTGCGTTCCGACCAGTACTACGAATACGCCAGGGGCGGCTCCACCATCCGGTTGCTGACCTGCTCGGTATTGTGGCCGGCGTCCTCGGGACAGATCATTTCAGGTACTCAGGCGAATCCGTGGCGTTACCTGAAAAATGGCACAAATAATCCCGGCAGCTTTGATCTGTGGGTGGATGTGGTCTTGGGCGGCAAAACCAATCGAATTGGGAATTGGAATTCGGGCCCGCCCGAAATAGTTTCTTATTAA
- a CDS encoding type II secretion system GspH family protein — MILLPAKTASAVLARSRAGFTMVEIALALAIIGFALVAIIGVLPAGLNVQKNNREETIVTQDANYLMDAIRSGARGLDKLTNHVVSITNYWQNYDTNVPLNSQWIPGASGVDGYTPTGSRVTSISVPNDSFPLTNGLNIMGLISKPTFDYLGGTEVRSNHLVAIIRAISGSAAEKFPQTNTIVQDLAFTYRLVPEIYPLAQVDVSTNNEYALRLQDRLHEVRLKYAWPVLPRGRLGNGRQTFRTLVGGRLSAYQLNGQPVYYFNANTY; from the coding sequence ATGATTTTGTTGCCTGCCAAAACTGCCTCCGCCGTGCTCGCCCGGTCCCGGGCAGGTTTTACCATGGTGGAAATCGCGCTGGCGCTGGCCATCATCGGATTTGCGCTGGTGGCGATCATCGGCGTTTTGCCCGCCGGCTTGAACGTGCAGAAAAATAACCGCGAGGAAACCATCGTCACGCAGGATGCGAATTATCTGATGGACGCCATCCGCAGCGGCGCGCGCGGTCTGGATAAGCTGACCAACCACGTGGTCAGCATCACCAACTACTGGCAAAACTACGACACGAACGTGCCGCTCAACAGCCAGTGGATTCCGGGCGCCTCCGGCGTGGACGGTTATACGCCGACTGGTTCCCGGGTTACTTCAATTTCCGTTCCCAATGATTCATTCCCGTTGACCAACGGGTTGAACATCATGGGACTGATCAGCAAGCCCACCTTTGATTATCTCGGCGGCACCGAAGTGCGGAGCAATCATCTCGTGGCGATCATCCGCGCGATCAGCGGTTCGGCGGCGGAAAAATTTCCGCAGACCAACACGATCGTGCAGGACCTGGCGTTCACCTACCGGCTCGTGCCGGAGATCTATCCGCTGGCGCAGGTGGACGTCTCGACCAACAACGAGTACGCGCTGCGATTGCAGGATCGTCTGCATGAAGTCCGGCTGAAATACGCCTGGCCGGTGTTGCCGCGCGGGCGGCTGGGCAACGGTCGGCAAACGTTTCGCACGCTCGTCGGCGGACGTTTGAGCGCCTATCAATTGAACGGACAACCGGTTTATTATTTTAACGCCAACACCTATTAG
- a CDS encoding BrnA antitoxin family protein, with protein sequence MQTISSWEEVPLFDNETAEAEYWSENRPDLRLMEAAVAGGSEVAESVTITLRIDPRMLARIKRLARSRYLNYQSMIKQWLSERMEEEIRER encoded by the coding sequence ATGCAGACCATCAGCAGTTGGGAAGAAGTGCCGCTCTTCGATAACGAAACGGCCGAGGCGGAGTACTGGTCGGAAAACCGACCGGACCTGCGGTTGATGGAAGCGGCGGTGGCGGGGGGCAGCGAGGTGGCGGAATCGGTCACCATCACCTTGCGGATTGATCCGCGGATGCTGGCGCGGATCAAGCGGTTGGCGCGGTCGCGGTATTTGAATTATCAAAGTATGATCAAACAGTGGTTAAGCGAACGCATGGAAGAAGAAATTCGCGAGCGATGA
- a CDS encoding type II secretion system GspH family protein, whose amino-acid sequence MSAALPKRGFTLIELLVVIAIIGILAALVAPTLGNMRQADVMLASTRQMLDDVARARQFAISQRTTVYMVFCPSNFWDNLGAFPNQTAYNSLLPAEQIKAEKLFDKQLDAYAFITLRSVGDQPGRVSPRYLRPWKKLPEGAIIPAWKFMPRRGVPEVNLTNYTSYAPPQYEVYSIYGFSYTNNIPFPSVDGGTGFNLPYIAFNYLGQPESGEDEFIPLARGSVSYAKNASQVPVAQSPTMFESPPGNSTNAFTVVRVDKLTGRARLVQQELVP is encoded by the coding sequence ATGTCGGCCGCGTTGCCAAAACGAGGGTTCACCCTCATCGAATTACTGGTGGTGATCGCCATCATCGGGATTTTGGCGGCCTTGGTGGCGCCGACGCTGGGCAACATGCGTCAGGCGGACGTCATGCTGGCTTCAACCCGGCAGATGTTGGATGACGTGGCGCGCGCGCGGCAGTTTGCCATCAGCCAGCGCACGACGGTTTACATGGTGTTTTGTCCGTCCAACTTCTGGGACAACCTTGGCGCGTTTCCGAATCAAACCGCCTACAACAGTTTGCTCCCGGCCGAACAGATCAAAGCGGAAAAACTCTTCGACAAACAACTGGATGCCTACGCTTTCATTACCTTGCGCAGTGTGGGCGATCAACCGGGGCGCGTGTCGCCGCGTTACTTGAGACCGTGGAAAAAACTGCCCGAGGGCGCGATCATTCCCGCCTGGAAATTCATGCCGCGGCGTGGAGTGCCGGAAGTTAATTTGACGAACTACACCTCTTACGCGCCGCCGCAGTATGAGGTGTATTCGATCTATGGTTTTAGTTACACGAACAACATCCCGTTTCCGTCCGTGGATGGCGGCACTGGTTTCAACCTGCCGTACATCGCCTTCAATTACCTGGGGCAGCCGGAAAGCGGCGAAGATGAATTCATCCCGCTGGCGCGCGGTTCCGTCAGTTACGCCAAAAACGCCAGCCAGGTGCCGGTGGCGCAATCGCCCACGATGTTCGAGTCTCCACCGGGGAACAGCACCAATGCGTTCACCGTGGTGCGCGTGGATAAATTGACCGGTCGCGCCCGACTGGTGCAACAGGAGTTGGTGCCATGA
- a CDS encoding S8 family serine peptidase: protein MRRRILILTGLIGLVILSVFWWQTSRAPRTEREVASENPAASASVRKPQVSETVVSAAQAPDFSARQNPERNRTNLLTYRLSNTREPLNQLARDTHAVLLENALIDTRQPVNFQVPASLQSSGDPGSYVVQATGPVDDAFRARLNAAGAELVSYIPNNAYLVRASAAVANQLQTQAGIQAVLPFAPVYKLKSELLAYALDAEPLPEGARLNVLMFAGAETEVREWLGARDVAILAEERSPFGSVVTVAAEADWLALARSSGVQLLELAYARKPANDLSRARLGVAEDSVTETNYFELTGQGVRVGINDFGVDATHPDLLNRVVGTGPGGLTDTLGHGTHIAGSIAGSGAMSLTVSNAFGSINPATTNQLRGMAPEAELFSQSVAAASDAELQQVTAGTNIFISNNSWGYRGDHSYSLAAASYDAAVRDALPGVTGSQPVLFVFAAGNDGDGNDNGLGGRAGTIWSPATAKNVLTVGAIELARDITNEVNKITTTGDVTTTNTTTPWKEMTSSENQVARFSSRGNVGVGIEGESGRVKPDVVAPGTFVISARSSQWDEPEYYNPTNYHNTALTDQSLPAGTGKDYFLFLPVNTVGFSIFVSPNLDSPTPFPDLPIYVKKNGLATPGNNDLTRTNSVSIPPDLPDLGGAVGQNWSYRVVNTTSNTVAFDLHTIIVTTNDLGDYYQVLSNLNNSITSTNGEGPHYYRYESGTSMAAAHASGTLALMQGFFEQNLHRTNSPALMKALLINGARSAGNLYSFQAQSSINYQGWGAIQLDSTLPPGITNAFALDQPNSVLAFDQSPADALATGQSVTRFVSLDEDGRFLSLRVTLAWTDPAGNPVAGIKLVNNLDLIVTNLDTGDIYLGNDFMSGSLYTAPWDTNDPPNLDVINNVENVYLRPELGTNYSITVMARAVNVNAVTAHPNDTVQDYALVISSGEGEWPTSLTLDPGRTLLSVAPAVVTYVSNSLNVATFSSGTLVGQHVGANTPLLGTSNGMTNQWRFYMMSNNTSFTNASFLISQQRDLATPRMGVFSAVEGEATRRYADLDLYVSTNAALTNLDPAVLATAEVSLSRNDLSGDEFVAFTNSTMGAIYYIGVKSEDQQAAEFELWGIFSELPLGAEDGNGFVTAYPMLGYDIPDGSPSLPRGTRFVAITRASLTGVNESIRRVLITNNVTHERYGDVIATVDHNLRAVTFDNHRSVPNPPYNDPPGPYAFLYDDSGEGDFLNSIPPSGPGTFEGFMGEAPGGTWYFTYSDDALTQTGRVNTVAIRLDRQCEDDCDITNTVAGLGWRHFSRNVPVEATNLTICVDIITTSNPKPLEIYVRKDRRPTREAYDFKKTVVPPGGCLTIDNTSLPPLSAGRYFISVYNPNNTSQTFVYRSTILLGPPPQSIPVGLSGKQSLLDDAVTNYSIFITNTLPVAEMDVALRLDHPRVSDLSLTLISPKGTRVLLAENRGGLSADGFGSTLTVTNFVPVAANGGPTSNSVPIDTGAVSGKMTIEYDFFQLPDQLTAYYEGVQIFNSGMVSGTGQVTLSYGPGHSTFVEIRMNEFGNAETNTLWEYSVSSIGSMHSYLIFTDNTNKTTLPIKFAPPPFRGLAGANYVLSDFEFPTLAQDYAAPTVGVPDGWNVVDETVTVTTNSAYAGTNSLALRAGQINRTMVTTPGRSYQLGYAYRKAPTLDGIISWWPGDGNTLDIVGGNHAVVRGGVTYGTGVVGQGFNFDGNSGSYLEIANSPSLNLLNEFSIELWYQDTNPSLYDYGLIAKRGISTIPCNYGINVVLSGIGPYYNDPNYAGVGDDPGTYEASRYQPVPSKNTFHHLATTFRQLPGNSIELVTYLDGVSVRTRTIPGNLAATLNSASLIIGASSPEGEFFRGIIDEATLYGRALSAAEIQAIYDAGAAGKCGMMSPPEVCADSLGAQIYIPNVDTNTFTGGSDWRLGGLFFTATSNLTTVHLGPVETNSSSEVLVDHFTVTEAGGSLYVLPEESLKVLEGESAYGLWQLEILDSRTGATNNVALLDWQLQFILQTNTPAPRILRPGDPLEQEIPAGRIIYYAVDVPPFARYATNVLFRATPGLNFYFNQTAPPASGATNANDVVFALNAANHTEVLSATSIVPPTSTKANLLPGERYYLAVENLNPVNATYIIYVDFDLATFPPTVELTNAIPYCAVNPLPFSLDYYHYSVSAGAVRAQFELRDLSGDMTLVLRRELPPTLAVFDYLSANVYTNDEIITVFDFSQPVPLTPGDWYFAAANLSPGPVSYCAAVREWNMYGTNIMITNAFLGSNSFCLTWTSLDGAPYFVEGVTNLPSSDWVAVSPTVYGTGDATTYCVPLPSPYHFFRVREGQALSTYVPPPVILRILKRFNGVEITWSGPPGQQYQVEWSSQLSPPVWTAFPEIVTSATGIYQYLDDGTQTGSFNTVYYRLVLLP from the coding sequence ATGCGTCGTCGAATCTTGATTTTAACCGGGCTGATCGGCCTGGTGATATTGAGCGTGTTCTGGTGGCAAACGAGCCGCGCTCCCCGGACCGAGCGTGAAGTGGCTTCGGAAAACCCGGCCGCCTCGGCCTCCGTTCGTAAGCCGCAAGTTTCGGAGACGGTGGTCAGTGCGGCGCAGGCGCCGGATTTTTCAGCGCGTCAAAATCCGGAACGGAACCGCACCAATCTGCTGACGTACCGTCTATCCAATACCCGGGAACCCCTCAATCAACTGGCGCGGGATACCCATGCGGTTTTGCTTGAGAATGCGTTGATTGACACGCGGCAGCCGGTGAATTTTCAGGTGCCCGCGAGTTTGCAGTCGAGCGGCGATCCGGGCAGTTACGTGGTTCAAGCCACCGGGCCGGTGGACGATGCCTTCCGTGCGCGGTTGAACGCCGCCGGAGCGGAGTTGGTTTCTTACATCCCCAACAACGCCTATCTCGTGCGGGCCAGTGCCGCGGTGGCGAACCAGTTGCAAACGCAAGCGGGCATTCAAGCCGTGTTGCCGTTCGCGCCCGTTTACAAACTGAAATCCGAATTGCTGGCTTATGCCCTGGATGCCGAACCGCTCCCGGAGGGGGCGCGTTTGAATGTGCTGATGTTTGCGGGCGCGGAAACCGAGGTGCGCGAATGGTTGGGCGCGCGGGACGTCGCAATTCTGGCTGAAGAGCGCAGTCCGTTCGGCTCGGTGGTAACGGTTGCGGCCGAAGCCGATTGGCTGGCTTTGGCCCGGTCGTCAGGCGTGCAATTGCTGGAACTCGCCTATGCGCGCAAGCCGGCCAACGATCTGAGTCGGGCGCGGTTGGGAGTAGCTGAAGACTCGGTGACGGAAACCAATTATTTCGAATTAACGGGGCAGGGCGTTCGCGTGGGCATTAACGACTTCGGGGTGGATGCGACGCATCCTGATCTTCTCAATCGCGTGGTGGGCACTGGTCCCGGCGGGTTGACGGATACCTTGGGTCACGGCACGCACATCGCGGGCAGCATTGCCGGGAGCGGCGCCATGTCCTTGACGGTTTCCAATGCGTTCGGCTCCATCAATCCTGCCACGACCAATCAGCTTCGCGGCATGGCGCCGGAAGCGGAGTTGTTTTCGCAATCCGTTGCCGCCGCGTCCGACGCCGAACTGCAACAAGTGACGGCCGGCACGAACATTTTCATTTCCAATAACAGTTGGGGTTACCGCGGCGACCATTCCTATAGTCTGGCGGCTGCGAGTTACGATGCCGCCGTGCGCGATGCGTTGCCGGGCGTAACGGGATCGCAACCCGTTCTGTTTGTGTTTGCCGCCGGCAACGACGGCGACGGAAATGATAATGGATTGGGCGGCCGCGCCGGCACGATTTGGTCTCCGGCCACGGCCAAGAACGTGTTGACGGTGGGTGCGATTGAGCTGGCCCGAGACATTACCAATGAAGTCAACAAGATCACCACCACCGGTGACGTGACGACCACGAATACCACCACGCCGTGGAAGGAAATGACCAGCTCGGAAAATCAAGTGGCGCGTTTTTCCAGCCGGGGCAACGTGGGCGTGGGAATCGAAGGGGAGTCTGGTCGCGTCAAACCCGACGTGGTTGCGCCCGGCACGTTCGTGATTTCGGCGCGTTCGAGCCAGTGGGATGAGCCGGAGTATTATAATCCGACCAACTATCATAACACCGCGTTGACGGACCAATCGCTTCCGGCCGGTACGGGTAAGGATTATTTTCTGTTCCTGCCGGTCAACACGGTGGGCTTCAGTATTTTCGTCAGTCCCAACCTTGACTCGCCCACTCCTTTTCCAGATCTGCCCATTTACGTGAAGAAGAATGGCCTGGCGACACCGGGCAATAATGATTTGACCCGGACCAATAGCGTCTCAATACCGCCTGATCTGCCGGACTTGGGCGGTGCAGTCGGACAAAACTGGTCGTATCGCGTTGTCAACACCACTTCCAACACCGTGGCCTTTGATCTGCACACCATCATCGTTACCACGAACGACCTGGGTGACTACTATCAGGTGTTGAGCAATTTGAACAATTCGATCACCAGCACCAATGGCGAGGGGCCGCATTATTATCGGTATGAATCCGGCACGAGCATGGCCGCCGCGCACGCTTCCGGCACGCTGGCGTTGATGCAGGGATTCTTCGAGCAGAATTTGCATCGCACCAACAGTCCGGCGCTGATGAAGGCCTTGCTGATCAATGGCGCGCGTTCCGCGGGCAACCTTTACAGTTTTCAGGCGCAAAGTTCGATCAACTATCAGGGATGGGGAGCGATTCAATTGGACAGCACGCTGCCTCCGGGCATTACCAACGCGTTCGCACTGGATCAACCCAACTCGGTGCTGGCGTTCGATCAGTCCCCTGCGGATGCCCTGGCGACGGGGCAGAGCGTGACGCGGTTTGTGTCCTTGGATGAGGACGGACGCTTTCTGTCGCTGCGCGTCACGCTGGCTTGGACCGATCCCGCCGGCAATCCGGTGGCCGGGATCAAGTTGGTGAACAACCTCGACCTGATCGTAACCAATCTGGATACCGGCGATATTTATCTGGGCAACGATTTCATGTCGGGCAGTCTCTACACGGCTCCATGGGACACGAATGATCCGCCAAATCTTGACGTGATCAACAACGTGGAAAATGTGTATTTGCGGCCGGAGTTGGGCACGAATTATTCCATCACCGTGATGGCGCGCGCGGTCAATGTGAACGCCGTGACGGCGCATCCCAATGACACGGTGCAGGATTACGCGCTGGTGATTTCCTCCGGTGAAGGCGAATGGCCGACGTCGCTGACCTTGGACCCGGGCCGGACGCTGCTTTCGGTGGCGCCAGCCGTGGTGACTTATGTGAGCAATTCGCTCAATGTGGCGACCTTTTCCAGTGGCACGCTGGTCGGGCAGCATGTGGGGGCGAATACGCCGCTCTTGGGCACCTCGAATGGCATGACCAATCAATGGCGCTTCTACATGATGAGCAATAATACGAGCTTCACCAACGCGTCGTTCCTCATTTCGCAACAGCGCGATCTGGCCACGCCGCGGATGGGAGTGTTTTCGGCGGTGGAAGGCGAAGCCACGCGGCGGTATGCGGATCTGGATTTGTACGTCTCAACCAATGCCGCCCTCACCAATCTTGATCCCGCCGTGTTGGCGACGGCCGAGGTTTCGTTGAGTCGTAATGATTTGAGCGGCGACGAATTTGTGGCCTTCACTAATTCCACCATGGGCGCGATTTATTACATCGGGGTGAAATCCGAGGATCAACAGGCGGCCGAATTCGAGTTGTGGGGGATATTCAGTGAGCTGCCGTTGGGCGCCGAGGATGGGAACGGCTTCGTGACCGCGTATCCGATGCTGGGATATGACATTCCCGATGGCAGCCCCAGTTTGCCGCGCGGCACGCGTTTTGTGGCGATCACCCGCGCCTCGTTAACCGGGGTGAATGAATCCATCCGCCGGGTGTTGATTACCAACAACGTCACGCACGAACGCTACGGAGATGTCATTGCCACCGTGGATCATAATTTGCGGGCGGTAACTTTTGACAATCACCGCAGCGTGCCCAATCCACCGTATAACGATCCACCGGGACCGTATGCGTTTCTGTATGACGACAGCGGCGAGGGCGATTTCCTCAATTCAATTCCGCCTTCGGGACCGGGGACCTTCGAGGGTTTCATGGGGGAAGCTCCCGGCGGCACCTGGTATTTCACTTACAGCGATGACGCGCTGACGCAGACCGGTCGGGTCAACACCGTGGCCATTCGACTGGATCGGCAATGCGAGGACGATTGTGATATCACGAATACCGTGGCGGGTTTGGGCTGGCGTCATTTCTCGCGCAACGTGCCGGTGGAAGCCACCAACCTGACCATTTGCGTGGACATCATCACCACCAGCAATCCCAAGCCTTTGGAAATCTATGTCCGCAAAGACCGGCGGCCCACCCGCGAGGCTTATGATTTCAAGAAGACGGTTGTTCCGCCGGGAGGGTGTTTGACGATTGATAATACGTCACTGCCCCCGTTGTCAGCCGGGCGCTACTTCATCAGCGTTTACAACCCCAACAACACCAGTCAGACCTTTGTGTACCGCAGCACGATTTTGCTGGGGCCGCCGCCGCAATCCATTCCGGTTGGCTTGAGCGGCAAGCAAAGTTTGCTGGATGATGCGGTCACCAACTACTCCATTTTCATTACGAACACCTTGCCGGTGGCGGAAATGGACGTGGCGTTGCGACTGGATCATCCCCGGGTTTCGGATTTGTCGTTGACCTTGATCAGCCCGAAAGGAACGCGGGTTTTACTGGCGGAAAATCGCGGCGGTTTGAGTGCCGACGGTTTCGGCAGCACGCTGACGGTAACGAATTTTGTTCCGGTGGCCGCCAACGGTGGCCCGACCAGCAATTCGGTGCCGATTGATACCGGCGCGGTTTCCGGAAAAATGACGATCGAGTATGATTTCTTTCAACTGCCGGATCAACTGACCGCCTATTATGAAGGAGTTCAGATTTTCAATTCCGGCATGGTCAGCGGGACCGGGCAGGTTACTTTGAGTTACGGTCCCGGCCATTCCACGTTCGTTGAAATCCGGATGAACGAATTTGGCAACGCCGAAACGAATACGCTGTGGGAATACTCGGTGAGTTCCATCGGCAGCATGCACAGCTATCTGATTTTTACGGATAACACGAACAAGACCACGCTGCCGATCAAGTTTGCGCCGCCGCCATTCCGCGGACTGGCGGGAGCGAATTACGTGTTGAGCGATTTTGAGTTTCCCACGCTGGCGCAGGATTACGCCGCGCCAACCGTGGGCGTGCCGGATGGCTGGAACGTGGTTGATGAGACCGTCACGGTCACGACCAATTCGGCGTACGCGGGGACCAACTCACTGGCGTTGCGAGCGGGTCAAATCAACCGTACGATGGTTACGACGCCTGGTCGCTCATACCAGTTGGGCTATGCGTATCGGAAAGCCCCGACGTTGGACGGCATCATCAGTTGGTGGCCGGGAGACGGAAATACTCTGGATATTGTGGGGGGAAACCATGCGGTGGTACGTGGTGGAGTCACCTACGGGACGGGAGTGGTCGGACAGGGGTTCAATTTCGATGGAAACTCCGGTTCGTATCTTGAGATTGCCAACAGTCCTTCGCTTAATTTGCTCAATGAATTTAGCATTGAACTTTGGTACCAGGACACTAATCCGTCGCTATACGATTATGGTCTGATTGCGAAACGTGGCATTTCCACCATTCCGTGCAATTACGGGATCAACGTCGTGTTATCGGGAATTGGACCTTACTACAACGACCCTAATTACGCGGGTGTGGGAGATGATCCGGGAACTTATGAGGCCTCCCGCTATCAACCCGTTCCCAGCAAGAATACCTTTCACCATTTGGCGACTACTTTTCGTCAGCTTCCGGGAAATTCCATCGAGTTGGTGACCTACCTGGATGGGGTGTCAGTTCGTACGCGGACGATACCAGGCAATCTGGCCGCTACCCTCAATTCGGCGTCCCTGATCATTGGTGCGTCTTCTCCAGAAGGAGAATTTTTCCGTGGTATCATTGACGAGGCTACGCTTTATGGTCGCGCCCTGTCGGCGGCAGAAATTCAAGCCATCTACGACGCTGGCGCGGCCGGGAAATGCGGGATGATGTCGCCTCCAGAAGTTTGTGCGGACAGCTTGGGAGCGCAGATTTATATTCCCAACGTTGATACCAATACCTTCACGGGAGGCAGTGATTGGCGACTGGGTGGACTGTTCTTTACCGCTACCAGCAATTTAACCACCGTTCACTTGGGGCCGGTGGAAACCAATTCATCGTCTGAGGTCTTGGTGGATCACTTTACCGTGACGGAAGCCGGCGGCTCCCTTTACGTTCTGCCGGAGGAGTCCTTGAAGGTTCTTGAAGGTGAGAGCGCTTACGGGTTGTGGCAGTTGGAAATTCTGGATTCGCGGACGGGTGCGACCAACAACGTCGCGTTGCTGGATTGGCAGTTGCAATTCATTTTGCAAACCAACACTCCGGCCCCGCGCATATTGCGCCCGGGCGATCCTTTGGAGCAGGAGATTCCGGCGGGGCGAATCATCTATTACGCGGTGGATGTGCCGCCGTTCGCCCGTTATGCCACGAACGTGTTGTTCCGTGCCACGCCGGGATTGAATTTCTACTTCAATCAGACCGCGCCGCCCGCTTCTGGGGCCACCAATGCCAACGATGTGGTTTTCGCGCTGAACGCCGCCAATCATACCGAGGTGTTGAGTGCTACCAGCATCGTGCCGCCGACCAGCACCAAGGCGAATTTGCTGCCGGGTGAGCGTTATTATCTGGCGGTGGAAAACCTCAATCCGGTCAACGCCACGTACATCATTTACGTGGACTTTGACCTGGCAACGTTCCCGCCCACGGTTGAGCTGACCAACGCCATCCCTTATTGCGCGGTCAATCCGTTACCGTTCTCGCTTGATTACTACCACTACTCCGTTTCGGCGGGAGCGGTTCGCGCCCAATTCGAGTTGCGGGATTTAAGTGGGGACATGACGCTGGTTTTGCGGCGCGAACTGCCGCCCACGCTGGCGGTGTTCGATTATCTAAGCGCGAATGTTTATACCAATGACGAAATCATTACCGTCTTTGATTTCAGTCAGCCCGTGCCATTGACTCCGGGAGACTGGTATTTTGCGGCTGCCAACCTATCGCCTGGTCCGGTGAGCTATTGCGCGGCGGTGCGCGAATGGAACATGTACGGCACGAACATTATGATCACCAATGCGTTTCTGGGATCAAACAGCTTCTGCCTGACCTGGACGTCGCTGGATGGCGCGCCGTATTTCGTCGAAGGAGTGACAAACTTGCCCAGTTCCGATTGGGTTGCCGTGTCGCCTACGGTTTACGGCACGGGTGACGCAACGACCTATTGCGTGCCCTTGCCTTCACCGTACCACTTCTTCCGCGTTCGCGAGGGTCAGGCGCTGTCCACCTATGTGCCGCCGCCGGTGATCCTTAGGATTCTCAAGCGCTTCAATGGCGTTGAAATCACTTGGAGCGGCCCGCCCGGTCAACAGTATCAGGTGGAATGGTCGTCGCAGTTGTCGCCGCCCGTCTGGACCGCGTTTCCGGAAATCGTGACTTCCGCCACGGGTATCTACCAATACCTGGATGATGGTACGCAAACCGGTTCGTTCAATACGGTGTACTATCGGCTCGTTCTGTTGCCGTGA